One genomic region from Sphingobacterium sp. UGAL515B_05 encodes:
- a CDS encoding AraC family transcriptional regulator — MENELKYQAIKPDKSLADFVESFWQLENQSDCNREVVVLPDGRVDLFFTQTAAEPFHATLLGIQTQPGHAIIGPLRQTCAISFNPLAVQSVFQTSIANLVDRATLLPPNFWNFSADDLNNFNLFCAKATKKIQSLLPLEVDKRKRKLFDLIYRSNGAITIKELAAQSFWSRQQINRYFDQQFGLTAKAYCNIIRFRASFQHIKKGKLFPQQNFADQSHFIKEVKKLAGVSPKELLKNQNERFIQFSTLRPT; from the coding sequence ATGGAAAATGAATTAAAATACCAGGCAATAAAACCTGACAAGTCGTTAGCGGATTTTGTTGAAAGCTTTTGGCAACTAGAAAACCAATCGGATTGTAATAGAGAGGTTGTTGTGTTGCCAGACGGAAGAGTTGATCTATTTTTCACGCAAACTGCAGCAGAGCCTTTCCACGCGACGCTTTTGGGTATCCAAACTCAGCCGGGGCACGCGATCATTGGGCCTTTGCGACAGACTTGCGCCATCAGTTTTAACCCGCTTGCAGTCCAATCTGTTTTTCAGACCAGCATCGCCAACTTGGTGGACAGGGCAACGCTCTTGCCTCCTAATTTTTGGAACTTTAGTGCCGACGACTTGAACAACTTTAATTTATTCTGCGCGAAAGCGACAAAAAAAATACAGTCGCTTTTGCCGCTTGAAGTTGACAAAAGGAAACGGAAACTGTTCGACCTCATTTATAGATCAAACGGGGCGATTACAATTAAAGAACTTGCCGCGCAATCGTTTTGGAGTCGGCAACAAATCAACCGTTATTTCGATCAGCAGTTCGGACTTACGGCAAAAGCATATTGCAATATTATCCGCTTCCGTGCTTCCTTTCAGCATATCAAAAAAGGCAAATTGTTTCCACAGCAAAACTTTGCCGATCAATCCCATTTTATTAAAGAAGTTAAGAAACTTGCTGGTGTTTCACCAAAAGAACTGTTGAAGAACCAAAATGAGCGTTTTATACAATTTTCAACGCTCAGGCCAACGTAA
- a CDS encoding NAD(P)/FAD-dependent oxidoreductase → MKLQDKKVAVVGGGPGGLTLAKLLQSKGVNVTVYERDSNKEVRQQGATLDLHEESGLEALRRANLMNEFKASFRPDAGRLRVLDEQAIIKMDEHELQDKDQEDRPEIDRAPLRDILISALHEDTIVWDSQFMSMVKQDHGWLLHFKNGKSFYADLVIAADGANSKIRPYLTDIKPIYSGVTIVEGNIYRAEKNTPKLWEITKGGKVFALGYEQSIILSAKGEGSLSFYTGCKVPENWVQESGIDFNNKQQVFDWFKVAFSSWGEKWHELFASNEIWFMPRPQYHFPLDQTWTTLSNLTMLGDAAHRMPPYAGEGVNQAMQDAFELAENLTCDHFPDIQTAISNYEKQMQARAAAVTKDTLQNTEILHAEGGLDNLLAMFNEGR, encoded by the coding sequence ATGAAATTACAAGACAAGAAAGTTGCAGTTGTTGGCGGTGGTCCTGGCGGACTCACATTAGCCAAACTCTTACAATCAAAAGGAGTAAATGTAACCGTATATGAACGTGATAGCAATAAAGAAGTTCGCCAGCAGGGAGCCACACTGGATCTGCACGAAGAAAGTGGTTTGGAAGCTCTTCGAAGAGCAAATTTGATGAACGAATTTAAAGCTAGCTTTCGACCCGACGCGGGACGTTTAAGGGTGTTGGACGAGCAGGCCATTATCAAAATGGACGAGCACGAGCTTCAAGATAAGGATCAAGAAGATCGCCCTGAAATTGATCGTGCACCTTTGCGTGATATTTTAATAAGCGCATTGCATGAAGACACCATTGTTTGGGACAGTCAGTTTATGTCAATGGTAAAACAGGATCATGGCTGGCTTCTGCATTTCAAAAACGGAAAATCTTTTTATGCTGACCTTGTCATTGCAGCCGACGGTGCAAACTCAAAAATTCGCCCTTACCTAACCGATATTAAGCCGATTTATTCGGGCGTTACAATTGTTGAAGGGAATATTTACAGAGCCGAAAAAAACACACCGAAACTTTGGGAAATCACAAAAGGCGGAAAAGTATTTGCGCTTGGTTACGAACAATCCATTATTTTAAGTGCAAAAGGAGAGGGCAGTTTATCGTTTTATACCGGTTGTAAAGTTCCCGAAAATTGGGTGCAGGAAAGCGGCATTGACTTTAATAACAAGCAACAGGTTTTTGATTGGTTTAAAGTCGCGTTCTCCTCCTGGGGCGAAAAATGGCATGAACTTTTTGCAAGTAATGAAATTTGGTTTATGCCGCGACCACAATACCACTTTCCGTTAGACCAGACGTGGACAACATTATCAAACTTGACCATGCTTGGTGACGCAGCTCATCGTATGCCGCCATATGCCGGTGAGGGTGTAAACCAGGCGATGCAGGATGCTTTTGAATTGGCCGAGAATCTGACATGCGACCATTTTCCGGATATTCAGACTGCAATTTCAAATTACGAAAAACAAATGCAGGCAAGGGCGGCAGCAGTAACAAAAGATACGTTGCAAAACACTGAAATATTGCACGCTGAAGGCGGACTTGATAATTTGCTAGCGATGTTTAACGAGGGGCGGTAA
- a CDS encoding efflux RND transporter permease subunit translates to MSEALADVPGITAGFQYPVQMRFNELMTGARQDVVLKIFGDNLDSLTLHAQKIGKIIEQVQGTQNLYIEPIAGLPQVVISYNRPSIAQHHLSIDEVNRTINAAFAGQRTGLVFEGEKRFDMVVRLAARDRNNITDIRNLLIPTPMGNQIPLSQLARVEIIQGPNQIQRENAQRRIVVGFNINGRDVQSIVHDLQAKIDKEIKLPTGYSINYGGSFENLNNAKQRLLIAVPIALALIFILLFLAFKSVRESLLIYTAIPLSIIGGVFLLALRGMPFSISAGVGFIALFGVAVLNGIVLISEFNRLQKSGIRNIVRIVVDGGENRLRPVLMTASVASLGFIPMALSNGAGAEVQRPLATVVIGGLLIATLLTLFVLPLLYVTMERGFKPNRLKGKYIVPLLIALVVFATKNSTAQTKITLDQSIELALQNNRNIKIEKLRVAYAKALIGTSTADIPQTDINLDYGQINSAYQDTKVSISQRFGFPTVYRRERMRYTEEWKKSQLNVTLKEFELKKAVSLTYYNILYWQQKEKLLSEALSLYSSFLDKTILRKKTGESNALESSTAANQKAAITIQLRQVADEINVLQLQFQWLLNTSETYTPTIVEKAIFVQSSVADHPLLKVLQQEKIVAAHTTAIEKSRLLPQLLLGYNLNSFKGAGPDNRIYDASPRFHSVQLGFSIPVFSSGQRARIETARLEETIASDELQNAQSALERRVQEFAQRYQTSLAIVDQYESEGLKNAAIVFETAQKQFSNGAIDYFEFVTLINQAIALKSSYTDALWQLNENAIQLHYIMINQ, encoded by the coding sequence ATGAGCGAAGCATTAGCCGATGTTCCCGGCATTACGGCCGGTTTTCAGTACCCTGTGCAAATGCGGTTCAACGAGCTGATGACGGGAGCACGTCAGGACGTTGTCCTCAAAATATTTGGAGACAACCTGGATTCCCTGACCTTACATGCTCAAAAGATAGGTAAAATAATCGAACAGGTCCAGGGAACCCAAAATCTCTATATCGAACCGATTGCCGGGCTTCCGCAAGTTGTCATATCTTATAATCGCCCTAGCATTGCACAGCATCATCTCTCGATTGATGAAGTAAATAGAACCATCAATGCGGCTTTTGCCGGGCAGCGAACGGGCTTGGTATTCGAGGGTGAGAAACGCTTCGACATGGTTGTACGGCTAGCTGCCAGAGACCGAAATAATATTACTGACATCCGTAACCTTTTGATTCCTACTCCAATGGGCAACCAAATTCCACTATCCCAATTGGCCCGTGTAGAGATTATACAGGGCCCTAACCAAATCCAACGGGAAAATGCGCAACGGCGGATTGTTGTCGGATTTAATATTAACGGTCGGGATGTACAAAGTATCGTACATGACTTACAAGCTAAGATTGACAAGGAAATCAAACTTCCAACAGGATACTCCATTAATTATGGGGGTTCTTTTGAAAACCTCAACAATGCCAAACAACGCTTGTTGATTGCTGTACCTATTGCGTTAGCGCTAATTTTCATACTCCTATTCCTTGCATTTAAATCCGTTAGGGAAAGTTTATTGATCTATACGGCTATACCATTATCGATTATCGGTGGAGTGTTCTTGTTGGCGCTGCGGGGAATGCCTTTTAGTATTAGTGCCGGAGTTGGATTTATAGCGCTATTTGGTGTCGCTGTGCTCAATGGTATCGTATTGATATCTGAATTTAACCGGCTTCAAAAAAGTGGCATCCGTAATATTGTGCGTATTGTTGTCGATGGTGGTGAAAATCGGCTGCGCCCCGTTTTGATGACCGCATCGGTGGCCTCACTGGGATTTATCCCCATGGCGCTGAGCAACGGCGCTGGAGCTGAAGTACAGCGACCTTTGGCAACTGTGGTCATTGGTGGCCTGCTTATCGCGACGCTATTAACCTTATTTGTGCTTCCACTCCTTTACGTAACCATGGAGCGCGGATTTAAACCTAATAGATTAAAAGGAAAATATATTGTGCCTCTTTTGATTGCTCTTGTTGTTTTTGCAACAAAAAATTCGACAGCACAGACAAAGATCACTTTGGATCAATCCATTGAACTCGCTCTCCAAAACAACCGAAACATAAAAATTGAAAAACTGCGTGTGGCTTATGCCAAGGCTCTAATAGGAACATCCACTGCAGATATTCCGCAGACGGATATCAACCTAGATTACGGGCAGATCAATAGCGCTTACCAGGATACTAAGGTTAGTATCAGTCAACGTTTTGGTTTTCCTACTGTCTACAGAAGGGAACGTATGCGCTATACCGAAGAGTGGAAAAAAAGCCAGCTGAATGTCACGCTTAAAGAGTTTGAGCTGAAAAAGGCCGTCAGCCTTACCTACTATAACATACTATATTGGCAGCAAAAGGAAAAACTTTTGAGCGAGGCATTATCCCTTTATAGCAGCTTCCTTGACAAGACCATCCTCCGTAAAAAGACAGGAGAAAGCAATGCGTTGGAAAGCTCAACTGCGGCAAATCAAAAGGCCGCAATCACAATCCAATTGAGACAGGTAGCTGATGAAATAAATGTCCTTCAACTGCAATTTCAATGGTTGCTAAACACATCAGAAACCTACACCCCTACCATTGTGGAAAAGGCTATTTTCGTTCAGTCATCAGTAGCCGACCACCCTTTACTCAAAGTGCTGCAACAAGAAAAGATAGTTGCAGCGCACACAACTGCAATAGAAAAATCCAGACTACTTCCCCAACTGCTGCTAGGCTACAATCTGAATAGTTTTAAAGGCGCAGGGCCTGATAACAGAATCTACGACGCGAGTCCAAGATTTCATTCGGTGCAGTTAGGGTTCTCCATACCGGTATTTTCCAGCGGACAGCGTGCTCGGATCGAAACTGCACGTCTGGAAGAAACCATTGCAAGCGATGAACTTCAAAATGCACAATCTGCGCTTGAAAGACGGGTCCAAGAATTCGCGCAACGCTATCAGACCAGTCTTGCTATTGTCGATCAATATGAATCCGAGGGACTCAAAAATGCAGCAATAGTTTTTGAAACAGCGCAGAAGCAATTTTCCAATGGAGCCATTGACTATTTCGAATTTGTCACTTTAATAAACCAGGCTATCGCGTTGAAAAGTAGCTATACAGATGCATTGTGGCAGCTCAACGAAAATGCCATTCAGCTTCATTACATCATGATAAATCAATAG
- a CDS encoding helix-turn-helix transcriptional regulator — MKNKKIQALIPWIDTISQFFDTFRIGTAANDLFNVMRIEEQAKGKLLFMPLFRGNFFRILICKTKGPRFLLPDETIHTSANSIYFAYPGKMESWQRVETIYGYLICFTSEFAGIDPLTPKFEKDYPFFMRGANSLLRLSQQDMEKVSHTAETLLLEMNSGQEDNFEMMQTLLKVLLIQIRRLYYKDKELKTPFQLKHASLMVKFRKVLDAYAIDTPDIRKEGRPTVRKIADELNLTASHLNFLVKKYTGHTALFHINEKLVLEAKSLLTHTDLQVSEIADLLQFNEANYFNRFFKKMTGLTPTAYRQDALLLMQSPLTV, encoded by the coding sequence ATGAAAAACAAAAAGATACAGGCTTTAATTCCATGGATCGATACCATTAGTCAATTTTTCGATACTTTCAGGATTGGCACAGCTGCAAATGATTTATTTAACGTCATGCGGATTGAAGAGCAGGCAAAAGGCAAATTGCTTTTCATGCCGCTATTCCGAGGTAATTTTTTTCGTATTTTAATCTGTAAAACAAAGGGGCCTAGATTCCTGCTTCCTGACGAAACCATTCATACGTCAGCTAACAGTATTTACTTCGCATATCCCGGTAAAATGGAAAGCTGGCAGCGTGTGGAAACGATTTATGGCTATCTCATTTGTTTTACATCCGAATTTGCTGGAATCGACCCTCTAACACCCAAATTTGAAAAAGATTACCCTTTTTTTATGCGTGGAGCCAACTCACTTCTGAGGCTTTCGCAGCAAGATATGGAAAAGGTATCGCATACAGCCGAAACGCTGCTTCTTGAAATGAATTCGGGACAGGAGGATAATTTTGAAATGATGCAAACTTTATTAAAAGTATTGCTTATCCAAATCCGTCGTCTATATTATAAAGATAAGGAGCTAAAAACTCCTTTTCAGTTAAAACATGCATCCCTGATGGTTAAGTTTAGAAAAGTGCTCGATGCTTATGCCATTGACACCCCCGATATACGAAAAGAAGGAAGGCCAACGGTTCGAAAAATCGCAGATGAACTGAATCTCACAGCCAGCCATTTGAATTTTTTAGTAAAAAAATATACCGGGCACACGGCGTTGTTTCACATTAATGAAAAGCTAGTGCTGGAAGCAAAAAGTCTTTTAACACACACTGATCTGCAGGTGTCAGAAATAGCTGATCTATTACAATTTAATGAAGCAAATTATTTCAATCGGTTTTTTAAAAAGATGACCGGTCTAACTCCTACAGCATACCGTCAAGACGCTTTACTGCTTATGCAAAGCCCACTTACGGTTTAA
- a CDS encoding MFS transporter: MYKLITNDRMATGVSMFPVYILSLATFIVFFQGFMVAPLLPLLSEQFGTTTRHVSFIEPSYLLGYGLFTLVYAPLSDRFGRFRIITLCLIIFSVLTLLTAYVQGTNQMIFLRLLTGIGAAGIAPTTISWISDRYPYEKRGHALGIFFGNMAGGTAFGSSAGALITSLVGWQWLFIGVASIALLILLLIVMYQKDIFKANEMIRGVKENIFLVFCNILSSGRARHTYFYVLFNGMFHGGIFAWLAYFFYRNYGLDELQIGLALLGYGIPGLLLGPLLGKLADHYGRQRIIPLGLFLGALTVLLLSQNLNLAASCVLVALLSLGFDLSHPLFAAIVTTFSAQKGAATGLFAFFLFSGYGLGSLLLSLIINIGLESAFQVFGGCLLLAAICSIFVFRKEK, encoded by the coding sequence ATGTACAAATTAATTACAAATGACAGAATGGCCACAGGCGTATCTATGTTTCCGGTTTATATTCTTTCTTTGGCAACTTTCATTGTTTTTTTTCAGGGATTCATGGTCGCGCCATTGCTTCCACTGCTATCCGAACAGTTTGGTACGACTACCCGGCATGTGAGTTTTATTGAACCATCGTACCTGCTTGGCTATGGATTGTTTACATTGGTATATGCGCCTCTAAGTGATCGCTTTGGCAGGTTCCGGATAATTACGTTATGCCTAATCATCTTTTCCGTATTGACATTACTTACCGCTTACGTCCAAGGAACCAATCAGATGATTTTTCTTCGTTTGCTAACTGGCATCGGTGCCGCCGGTATTGCCCCCACAACCATTAGCTGGATCAGCGATCGGTACCCGTACGAAAAACGGGGGCACGCGCTTGGGATATTCTTTGGTAACATGGCAGGTGGCACAGCTTTCGGATCCAGCGCAGGCGCTTTGATCACATCGCTAGTCGGTTGGCAATGGCTTTTTATTGGCGTCGCGAGCATCGCGCTGCTTATTTTGCTGCTGATTGTCATGTATCAAAAGGACATATTTAAAGCAAATGAGATGATCCGTGGAGTTAAGGAGAACATTTTCCTCGTCTTCTGCAATATCCTGTCGAGCGGAAGAGCTAGGCATACCTATTTCTATGTTTTGTTTAACGGGATGTTCCATGGTGGTATTTTTGCCTGGCTGGCTTATTTTTTCTATAGAAACTATGGCCTCGACGAATTACAGATTGGGCTAGCCTTGTTGGGGTATGGTATTCCGGGCCTATTACTAGGTCCATTACTCGGAAAGCTTGCGGACCACTATGGAAGACAGAGAATAATACCTTTAGGTTTATTTTTGGGAGCGCTTACCGTATTGCTGCTCAGCCAAAATCTAAATCTTGCAGCATCCTGTGTTTTAGTGGCTTTACTTTCACTCGGATTTGACCTCTCGCATCCTTTGTTTGCTGCTATTGTCACCACATTCAGTGCGCAAAAAGGAGCGGCGACAGGACTTTTTGCATTCTTTCTTTTCTCGGGTTATGGCCTGGGGAGCCTTTTACTGAGCCTGATTATCAATATCGGTCTGGAAAGCGCATTCCAGGTGTTCGGCGGGTGCCTTTTACTGGCTGCGATTTGCTCGATATTTGTTTTTAGGAAAGAGAAGTAG
- a CDS encoding efflux RND transporter periplasmic adaptor subunit — MKTKNIIVQYIVLMLAITGVSCKGNKGEASPSSAKPKDETLVSLTEAQLQNAQIETVTLSDQLIASILKLNGKIDVPPQNLVSVSIPLGGYLKSTSLLPGMKVSKGDIIAIVENPQFIQLQQDYLAAKSKLQFAELDYRRQKELNQSQASSDKVMQQAQAEMNSQLIVMNSIARQLELIRIQPSTVTPGNIRKSAPVYSTIDGYVSKVNVNVGRYVNPSDVLFELINPSDIHLNLKVYEKDLEQLHPGQTLLAYSNANPNKKYSGKIHLIGKDVDPTGMTDVHCHLDKYDLNLVPGVYMNAEIQTTTSLGQALPEECIVDFEGKSYVFVSEGNRNYRLKAISVEEPQKGLAKVLNPRDFVGKKIVSKNAYTLLMQLKNSGED, encoded by the coding sequence ATGAAAACGAAAAATATCATAGTCCAATATATCGTTCTTATGTTGGCAATAACTGGCGTCTCTTGCAAGGGGAATAAAGGCGAGGCTTCACCGTCATCAGCAAAGCCGAAAGACGAAACTCTTGTTTCCTTAACGGAAGCGCAACTGCAAAATGCCCAAATAGAGACGGTAACGCTTTCGGACCAGCTAATAGCCAGCATATTAAAATTGAATGGAAAAATTGATGTACCGCCTCAGAATCTGGTGTCGGTAAGTATTCCTTTGGGGGGATACCTAAAGAGTACCAGCCTGCTGCCAGGCATGAAAGTATCAAAAGGTGATATTATTGCCATCGTCGAAAATCCACAGTTTATTCAACTGCAGCAGGACTATCTTGCTGCCAAGTCGAAACTACAATTTGCCGAGCTCGACTACAGACGTCAAAAAGAACTCAACCAGAGCCAGGCAAGCAGTGATAAAGTAATGCAGCAAGCACAGGCCGAAATGAACAGCCAGCTGATAGTAATGAATTCAATTGCCAGACAGCTAGAACTTATTCGTATTCAACCTAGCACTGTTACCCCAGGAAATATCCGTAAAAGTGCGCCCGTCTATAGCACGATCGATGGCTATGTAAGTAAAGTCAATGTCAATGTCGGAAGATATGTAAATCCTTCTGATGTCCTCTTTGAATTGATCAACCCATCGGACATCCATCTTAATCTGAAAGTCTATGAAAAGGACCTTGAACAGCTGCATCCAGGACAAACGCTATTAGCTTACTCCAATGCTAACCCCAATAAAAAGTATTCGGGAAAAATTCATTTGATCGGCAAAGATGTCGATCCCACAGGTATGACAGATGTTCATTGCCATTTGGATAAATATGATCTGAATCTGGTACCTGGGGTATATATGAATGCTGAAATCCAAACGACAACGAGCTTGGGACAGGCTCTGCCCGAAGAATGTATTGTAGACTTTGAAGGAAAAAGTTATGTATTCGTCTCGGAAGGAAACAGAAATTATCGTCTTAAAGCAATTTCCGTTGAGGAGCCCCAAAAAGGGTTAGCGAAGGTGTTGAACCCTCGAGATTTTGTAGGTAAAAAAATAGTTAGTAAAAATGCTTATACCTTATTAATGCAGTTAAAAAACAGCGGGGAAGATTAA
- a CDS encoding DUF3995 domain-containing protein: MDLVLSIVIATIFIFLALLHFFWLLGGHWGMTVAVPTDLNGRRIFNPTRVGTLLVAIGLLIFAFVNLCAVGVLDVPVDVKYIRYEMYMVSGIFLLRFIGDMKFFGIFKKYRKSSFAIRDTYFYSPLCLFLSVSNGFLAFVL, from the coding sequence ATGGATCTTGTACTTTCAATCGTTATCGCCACTATTTTTATTTTTTTGGCTCTGTTGCATTTTTTCTGGCTGCTCGGTGGACATTGGGGAATGACTGTTGCCGTTCCGACCGATCTGAATGGCAGAAGGATATTTAATCCCACCCGGGTAGGCACTTTGCTGGTAGCCATCGGATTATTGATTTTTGCGTTTGTAAATCTATGTGCCGTCGGAGTTTTGGATGTTCCGGTAGACGTAAAGTATATCCGCTATGAAATGTATATGGTCAGTGGTATTTTCCTGCTCCGATTTATTGGCGATATGAAGTTTTTCGGTATCTTTAAGAAGTACAGAAAGTCTTCTTTTGCAATAAGAGACACCTATTTTTATAGCCCATTATGTCTTTTTTTGTCGGTCTCTAATGGCTTTTTGGCGTTTGTATTATGA
- a CDS encoding nuclear transport factor 2 family protein translates to MKNITILHTANEFIAKGDYESFLAYCTAETKWVFIGERILHGKEEVRAYLKEFYQEPPVFDVEKSIEEGDFVMVTGEIRLRNKDGKYDYFDYCDIWRFEDGKMAELKAFVIEKQGLPLPSSE, encoded by the coding sequence ATGAAAAATATAACGATTTTACACACAGCCAATGAATTTATTGCCAAAGGAGATTATGAAAGCTTCTTAGCTTATTGTACTGCAGAGACGAAATGGGTTTTTATAGGTGAGCGTATTCTCCATGGGAAAGAAGAAGTTCGCGCTTATTTGAAAGAGTTCTATCAGGAACCGCCGGTTTTTGATGTGGAAAAATCTATTGAGGAAGGTGATTTTGTTATGGTGACCGGAGAAATTCGGTTGAGAAATAAGGACGGAAAATATGATTATTTCGATTATTGCGACATTTGGCGATTCGAAGATGGAAAAATGGCAGAGCTTAAAGCATTTGTCATTGAAAAACAAGGATTGCCGCTACCCTCATCCGAATAG
- a CDS encoding nitrilase family protein translates to MDNLKIATAQFEHKSADKAYNLAIIERLAQEAAAQGAEVIAFHECSITGYTFARNLDKQQMLAIAELVPDGESTQKLISIAAKYNITILAGLFEKDEDDNLYKPYICVDKNGLIAKHRKLHPFINPYLQAGQGYTIFEIHGWKCGILICYDNNVIENVRATKLLGADIIFMPHVTMCTPSSRPGAGFVDPQLWQNRENDPTSLRLEFDGMEGRSWLMKWLPARAYDNALYVVFSNPIGMDDDQLKNGCSMILDPFGDILTECCTFEDSFTIATITPEKLIQAGGYRYIKARRPDLYGDIIGQQHESQQKVVWLHTDNH, encoded by the coding sequence ATGGACAACTTAAAAATTGCTACGGCACAATTTGAGCACAAGAGTGCGGACAAGGCTTATAACCTAGCCATTATCGAACGACTTGCGCAAGAGGCCGCTGCACAGGGTGCTGAGGTAATTGCATTTCACGAATGCTCCATAACGGGGTATACCTTTGCCCGAAATTTAGATAAACAACAAATGCTTGCGATCGCCGAACTTGTCCCAGACGGCGAAAGTACACAAAAGCTGATTTCAATAGCCGCTAAATACAACATCACTATCCTCGCGGGCCTGTTTGAAAAGGATGAGGACGACAACTTATATAAACCTTATATCTGTGTAGACAAAAATGGCCTAATTGCAAAGCATCGCAAGCTTCACCCCTTTATAAACCCCTATTTGCAAGCAGGGCAAGGCTATACTATTTTTGAAATTCACGGTTGGAAATGTGGTATTTTAATCTGTTATGATAATAATGTCATCGAAAATGTACGCGCAACAAAATTATTGGGTGCCGATATCATCTTTATGCCCCATGTAACTATGTGTACCCCTTCTTCCCGACCTGGCGCAGGTTTTGTTGATCCGCAGCTTTGGCAAAATCGCGAAAACGATCCAACCAGCTTGCGCTTAGAATTTGACGGAATGGAAGGACGTAGTTGGCTGATGAAATGGCTGCCAGCCCGGGCCTATGACAATGCGCTCTATGTTGTTTTTTCAAACCCCATCGGCATGGATGACGATCAGTTAAAAAACGGATGTTCCATGATCTTAGATCCTTTCGGGGATATTCTGACTGAATGCTGTACATTTGAAGATAGTTTTACAATAGCCACCATTACGCCCGAAAAACTGATTCAAGCCGGTGGATATCGTTACATAAAAGCTCGAAGGCCAGATCTCTATGGTGACATTATCGGCCAACAGCATGAGTCCCAACAGAAAGTGGTCTGGTTGCATACCGACAATCACTAA